The Pongo pygmaeus isolate AG05252 chromosome 7, NHGRI_mPonPyg2-v2.0_pri, whole genome shotgun sequence DNA segment AGGAGCTCCTTTGGCTCTGGGAGATTCAGGGACGGGGAGAGGCGGGGGCGCTTCGTGCAGTTTCCCCACGACGGCGAGAAAAGCAATGGGATCCAAATCACAGTCCTTAGTTGGGAAGCCTAGAGGGCCACCTGGAGGATGGAATGGTTGGCACGTGAGGGAAGGGGCAGAGGCGGAAATGGCACCAGATGTCCATTTGTGTATCACAAAACACGGAATGGGACTGGGCCCCGGACAGGGTTCTCCCTGTCTCCTGGGGAAAACCAGGGGCCACGGCCTGacctttttctcttctgcaggCAACAAGACCCGCAGAGGAAGGCTCTCCTCCACATATTTTCCGGCAAACCTCCAGAGAAGCCGCTGCCAAATCGAAAAGGATCCACGGAATCTTCGGATTATCTGAGGGTGAGTGTCACCCTGGGCCCCTGGTCTTTTTCTCCTCTAGGTCACCCTGGTTGATTTCCTTTCAGCTTCCCATCTGCGGGAGGGAATCGGGGAAAccctctttcttgccttctcGGGGTCGGGGACTCCACGATCCTTCCGAGTCAATTTGATTCCAGGCGAAGGCATCTGAAGATGCCGTATTTCCTGCTGCTTTCTTTCTGTCCAATTATGGCAAGCCTGCCAACAACATGTTCCCAGCGGCATGAGGAAATTAGTCCCTCGGAGGCCCCAAACACGGAGAAGGCTAAACTCAGGAACATGCATGTTTTCAGAGAAGACGTCCTGAGTACCCTTGAGCCACCAACCTGCCTTCAGAAGGGCATTAGTCCGTTCCACTTCATGGAAGGCTGAGTGGAGGTTCATGTGTCTTGTCCTGATCAGCACTCAGGTGGAGGGTCTGTCCCTACTTCCAAGGACCGCCTGTCGATACTGTCCTAAGAATTTCATGGCGTGTGCACCTTGTCTTTGGATGTGGTTGATTTTCATGTCGGCTCCACGCTGAGGAACTTCTAACCtgtgttgtttcctttctttcaggtTGCAAGCGGGCCAATGCCGGTCCACGCAACCAGTAAGAGGCCGCGCGTGGACCCTGTCCTCACCGATCGCTCAGCTACCCAAATGTCTGACAGGGGCTCCGCCTTGGCTTCACTGTCTCCCCTCAGAAAAGCCAGTCGGAGCTCCTCCTCAAGTCTTGGAGCAAAGGAAAGACAGACAGGGGCTGCGGCCGACATCCCTCAGCCTGCAGTGAGGCACCAGGGCCCCGAGCCTCTCCTCGTGGTGAAGCCGACACACAGCAGCCCTGAGGGTGGCTGCCGAGAAGTTCCCCAGGCCGCCTCCAAAACCCACGGCCTGCTCCAGGCCATCAGCCCCCAGGCACAAGACCAGCTTCCTGCGGTGACCTCACAGCCCTGCCCACCAGCCCCCACACAGGGCTTGGGCCTCGGCTCCAATCTCAGCTTCAGGCCAGGAGCCAAGAGACCTGCGCAGGCTCCGATTCAGGCTTGCCCGAACTTCCCCAAGAAACCGAGACTGGGTCGCTTCCAGATCCCCGAAAACGCCACCCAGGGAGTTGAGCTGGGGGCCCCGGAGaatctgcaacctccgccagcCGCAACGGAACTTGGACCAAGTAGGTCGCCCCAGATGGGCAGGAGGACACCCGCCCAGGTGCCCAGCGTCGACCGGCAGCCACCGCACAGCAGACCTTGCCTGCCTACCGCCCAGGCCTGCAGCATGTCCCATCACCCAGCGGCCAGCTATGATCCGgcccagcctctcagagtgctctTCCGGAGACTGGAAAACGGATGCTGGAGCTCCAGCCTCCTGACAGCCCCCTCATTTCACTCTCCTGAGAAGCCGGGAGCCTTCCTCGCTCAGAGCCCTCGTGTCTCAGAGAAGTCCGAGGGTCCCTGTGTTCGTGTCCCACCGAGCGTCCTCTATGAGGACCTTCGGGTTTCCTCCTCCTCAGAGGACAGCGATTCTGACCTGGAGTGAGACTGCAGGTGGCAGGGGCTCCTTGGCCTCCAGCTCCCGTGACTTGGAGGGGACTGTGGGACTGAGGAGCGGTAGAGCACGGAGCAGACTCTGTGCGGTGACTCCGAAGCTCCCCGGCTGCGGCGCCTCTGTGGATGTGggagcccaggccaggcagggaGCAGATGCGGGGACTCTGCCTCCTTGAATTCTGGTGAGGGACATTGTAGTTCGCATGGGTATCCGGAAACGCGCCAGGAAAAGCTTCCGTGCCAGTGATTCGTTGCCTCAGAAACTGCCTGACGCGCAGGAGTCAGACTTCCGCTGGGACGTCAATAGGAAACTGGGGAACTACTGTGTATTTGCTCTCTAGATGACTGAATAAGGGAAAAGTTAGGGAACCCTGAGAGGTGCAGCCCTCCCGCTGTGCCCCGCCCTGAGAGCAGTGTTTCGGACGCTGTGAAGCGTGCTGTGCAAAGCGCTCTCGGGGTCTTTCCTCAGCCTCGAAAACTGGGCTCTGGAATGCCtttgtaaatatgtgtgtttcattggttttgaagtgaataaaattctcaaaaagaTGACATATTGTCTTTTGACTCTCATTCCGCGTTTGTGTTTAACTCATTTTCCAAgcgaaggggtggcctgcccctccacacctgtgggtgtttctagtcgggtgggatgagagacggagaaaagaagtaagacacagagacacagtatAGGGAAACAACAGTGGGTCCAGGGGACGGGCACTCAGCACACCGAGAACCTGCAgcggcaccggcctctgagttccctcagtttttattgattacgattctcattatttcagcaaaaaggaaggtagtaggagagcagggtgacaataaggagaaggtcaacaaaaaacatgtgagcaaaggaatctatATCATAATTGGGTCCAAGGGAAGGTACTCTGCCTGGacgtgcacgtaggccagatttatgtttctctccacccaaacatctcagcggagtaaagaatagcaaggcagcattactgcaaacatgtcttgCCTCCCGCCACAGGGCagcttttctcctatctcagagttgaacaaaggtacaatcgggttttacaccgagacattcggTTCCCACGGGCAaacaggagacagtggccttcctccatCTCAACTGCaggaggctttcctcttttactaatccacctcagcacagacccttaacgggtgtcaggctgggggacagtcaggtctttctcatcccacgaggccatatttcagactatcacatggggagaaaccttggacaataccctgctttcaagggcagaggtccctgcggctttccacggcattgtgcccctggtttattgagactagagagtggcaatgacttttaccaagtatactgcttgtgaACATTtggttaacaaggcacgtcctgcacagccctagatcccttaaaccttcaTTTCATACAACACaggtttttgtgagctccaagcTGGGTCAAAGCGGCTGGGGCAAAGTgactggggcaaagctacaaattaacaacatctcagcaaagcaattgtttaaagtacaggtctttttcaaaatggagtctcttgtgtcttccctttctacatagacacagtgagagtctgatctctctttcttttccctacatccAAGGGCTTGAAAATTTCTTGACTTGTTAGCAACCCAAATCGTTATGTCTCCGAAACAGAGTTGACTGAGGGCACCGCAGGGCTGGGCGGGACCTTTGACTTCTTATCCATCCACAGGAGCAAGAAAACCTCAGCCCCACTCTACCGACACGCACCTAGTAAAATTCCGCCAACTGAATCTCACGCACGCTAACACGTGGGGAGGGTTGCTTGCACCACGAGTCCCCATTTGGCTCAACCGCCGATGCCAAATGTGTGGCCCCAGTTACGACGGCCCCCGTGAAGTGGCTTCCGGATGTGCGAACGAACCAGGCAGAGTTTCATTGGCCAAATAGACCAGAGCAAAGCCGAAGTTAACTCCCAGATTTGGGACGTCCTTCCGAGGTAAAACATTCATCCCGTCTTCTTTCCGGATGTCTGACACCGGGCCTTTCCATGGTTCTCCCCCTGATCCTAAGAGTAGCTGAGGTAGAGACTCACTGAAAGATCTAGGCAGGGATATCCCATCATGCACAGGCTATCTCCATTCTCTGACCTGGGAACAACTCTGAGCGGGATTCCACATCTAGGAGGCCTCGGAACGGAGCGGGATTTTCTGAGACACACCAAATGGCTGCTCCCTTTGCACCGCTGATGAGGGTCGTTATCTTGATTATCCAGATCACCTAGAAAGTATCCGTATCCAGAATCCATAAGATCAACTCTCTGCTCCTCTGACAGCAGAAGGAGCATGACCACAATGAACCAAAGAGGGTGGAAGGAAACGATGTGAGACCAGAAAGCTCAGAGAACGGCCACAGGGGGTCGTAAGCAGGGCTTCCAACCTGAATCATGAATAATTAATGAAGCGCAAATCAAAGGGGAATCGAGTCTCAGCAGGTGCAATTTATCCAACGGGAGATCGCCGGAGGGCCAACAAGATTGAGAAACTGGGAGTCGGGTGCAGTGTCAAGGGGGACGCGACTGGTTCCAAAGCTCAAGAAGACCATGGGGTCACTTGGGCTACATGAGAAAACGCCCCAGTGTGCTGCTTCAGCATTCCGACTCCTGCCTGTCTCTTCCCATCCAAGGGACATGGACCCTAACTCGTGCAGGTGCAGATGACCATGGGCAGAATTAAGGGTCGTGGCACAAAAGTTCACCGACACGGGAGTTCCACAGGAGGTCCGGTGGATCTTCGCAAATCCAGAGAAATGGCAATGGGACCCAGGGAATTAGAGCCTCAGAGGCGTCCGGGAGACTTCTCAGGCATAATGCCTGGAGTGGCAAGACCAGCTGAAAAGGGAGCCAGGCACTGAAGGACAAAGCGGTGTTGACTTTCTTCATCTGTGTTCCCCAGTGCAGTCCAATTCACGGTGGTTTCCAAGCGCCTCCTGGAGGGGAAAACACATGAGGGTGTTGTCAGGGTTCTCTGCCGACAGACTTACggtggggaagaaagagaagctcTGAAGATGGATCATGGCCGTGACTGCATGTCAAGGAGAATCTCCTTGCTGACACTGAGGCCTACGTGGAGATATAGTAAATACGGTCCAATTAAAAGGTGTCTgttttaccacattttttaaaacaaaacaaaacaaaaaaaccaaaaagatggaaaagaagacAGGGGTACAGGCACCAGTGTTACATGTCTGACGGGGAACATCTATTCTTCAAAGCTTGCAGCTGTACACCTAGGTTTTAGAATGTCTGTCAGCAGTGGACATGATCTTAGAGTGGGCTGTGCAGACAGACCTTTCCGGGTCATGTGATTGGATTAAGTTAATGGTAATTAAGGTGCATGTAACTGATTAGGTTAGGGTACGTTCCACGTCAGGTGACCAGAGGCAGTATAAAAGGcagcctggaaagcagaggtCCCTCTCCGCCCCTTCCTCCGTCTTCCTGGATGCTGCATCGCTTCCAGCGGGGCTGCTCCAGCACCTGCCCATCTCAGCGCCAGCCGGGGAAAGAAAGTAGACGGGTAATTTCAGGTTCGTTTCACTGAACAGTTGTTTGTTTCCCGCAATCCctgaggggtggggggaaaagagacaaaggagactgAAAGAAACCGATCACACTGGGGCTTGCTGATGGGGTAGGATGTGCTTGCTCTCGTTTCCAGTAATTCTTGGAAGAGAAAACGAGAAAACATTTCCGTCTCCATGGGTGGGATAAGACCAAGATGGGAATGCGAAAAGAAATGAACTGCAGCACGCTGAATGGGTGGGTAAATGGAAAAAGGACTTTGGAAAAAAAAGGGTGGTTTGCCCTTCAGCCGTGTAAGAAATCGATACGATATGGCACGTGTTCACTGTTTGTTTAGATGAATTCGTGTGGCATGTGTAAAATACCAGAACAATAAATAAAGAGGGGCTGGAGCGAAAGCCAGAAAGCTAGAACAGGAAAGACCATCACCTGCTATTGTGGTAGAGAGGAAGATAACTTCTCTCTATGAATTTGTGTTTGGAAGTCGCCTAATGAAATGGCAAGAGTAGCGATTCAAGTTGTGACGGGAAGCGTCCCTTATCCCTGATTTCAAACAGACCTGCCAAAGGGTGACATAGGCCATGCCCTGTGGCTTCGATCGTTCTGTCCGTCAGGGAGCTAGAATCATCGGGTCTTCTACCGGAGTGAATCGTGATAGACCTAAGTCCAGTCTCCAGAATCAGTTGTTTGTTTGGGGTTGAAAGCTCCACTCCCCATACCTAGGCCACGGGCCCTGTGGCAGGCGAGGTTTACTCTTGGACTAGGTAATCATGGCAGAGGAACACACAATATCTGAGGATGCACAcagcacattgctttccacagatCTGACCGACTGGTGGTGAGGTCTGCTCATCACCGCACCGGCAAGGAGTTAGCTGGGGGCTTCCTGTGGGTGTGTGAATATCCAATGTGCTTAACCATcgacatgtgtgtgtttgtgtgtgtttcaggTGACCCAACAATCAACCCCTGAAAAAGGCGGTCATAAAACCCCCAGGGGATGAAGACGATGGCACGTCGTGACCCCAAAACCGGGGCAAACAGACTCGTGCGAGCCCAGACCCTCCAGAAGCAGCGGAGGGCCCCATTTGGGACAAGGGCTCCCCCGCCCGATGAAGAAGACCCCAGGGTAAGTCTAGCCCTGGATCTCTTGGGtatcggggtgggggtgggagcggGGGGAGGGGGTGTCACACGGTCCTCAGATACTGGGTTGGATTCCAAAGAGTTCTGTCACCACCACCCAGGCTGCTTTTCCCGTCCAAGGTGGGCGTGGCTTGGGACCTCCTCCCCCGCCCCACAGGTCCCTTGAGAGACTCTTGGGAGCAACCTCCCTTTCTACTTAGAATCCTGTGTAGCCACGTTTGGCCGTGTTGTTGACATCGGGTTCACCATCGTGCCCCTTAGAACCTTGAGTCCTTCCTTTTAGAGTTCCTCCGTCACATGGGCTTTGCGAGAGAACATCGTATCCGAACTCTCCCAGCACTTAACGGCCCCCATGCCGGTGTCCCCTCTTTAGAATCCTTATTCAGCTCTGAATTCACAGTCCGTGGCTTCA contains these protein-coding regions:
- the LOC129042582 gene encoding protein FAM90A5-like — translated: MARRDPKTGANRLVRAQTLQKQRRAPFGPRAPPPDEEDPRLKCKNCGAFGHTARSTRCPMKCWNAALVPQTFGKKEGKENLKPWKPRIEAKPGPLNKDKGEKEERPRQQDPQRKALLHIFSGKPPEKPLPNRKGSTESSDYLRVASGPMPVHATSKRPRVDPVLTDRSATQMSDRGSALASLSPLRKASRSSSSSLGAKERQTGAAADIPQPAVRHQGPEPLLVVKPTHSSPEGGCREVPQAASKTHGLLQAISPQAQDQLPAVTSQPCPPAPTQGLGLGSNLSFRPGAKRPAQAPIQACPNFPKKPRLGRFQIPENATQGVELGAPENLQPPPAATELGPSRSPQMGRRTPAQVPSVDRQPPHSRPCLPTAQACSMSHHPAASYDPAQPLRVLFRRLENGCWSSSLLTAPSFHSPEKPGAFLAQSPRVSEKSEGPCVRVPPSVLYEDLRVSSSSEDSDSDLE